The proteins below come from a single Xiphophorus couchianus chromosome 20, X_couchianus-1.0, whole genome shotgun sequence genomic window:
- the LOC114135764 gene encoding nuclear receptor subfamily 1 group D member 1-like, translating into MENSPGGGVILYAGSSGSASPSPGSPSSGYQTQSPSSHSQPSSPEGVSFQEIGVLKQRGDHGRGSVSPKRVFQFPEVSNAPVAHITTAPSATYGHATPAKRSCSFTGTFTKTGGMVLLCKVCGDIASGFHYGVHACEGCKGFFRRSIQQNIHYKMCVKNENCLIMRMNRNRCQHCRFKKCLSVGMSRDAVRFGRIPKREKQRLMDEMQSYMNSLNGPASVEMEVPPPSDGPCSPLNQTNTGSCFPPQSYPSEEKPLKTAAGGSSLGTPSFQSRTVQEAVPSAQNQNPAQYRVQVEQQNVSTGYHLTANFPAPPCSNASSTSTNVSNANYSFSSNQNQCPVSGSLSSQTFTASHGVMPDRDNQNPTSCPWKLNGGAKVLACPLNSCPVAPASRSSQEVWESFSQCFTPAVKEVVEFAKSIPGFQMLSQHDQVMLLKSGTFQVLMVRFCSLFEPKERTVTFLNGQTYSLASLRALGMSSLLDAMFDFSEKLGSLGLEQDEMALFMAVVLVSADRSGIVEVGAVEQLQENLIKALRSLITIRRPDDGTLFPKLLLRLPDLCTLNNQHSEKLLAFRIDP; encoded by the exons ATGGAGAACAGTCCTGGTG GTGGTGTCATCCTGTATGCCGGCTCATCTGGCAGTGCCAGTCCGAGTCCTGGAAGCCCATCCAGCGGATACCAGACCCAGTCGCCGTCCTCCCACTCTCAGCCCTCGTCCCCGGAGGGGGTCTCCTTCCAGGAGATCGGggtgctgaagcagagaggcGACCATGGCAGAGGAAGTGTTTCCCCCAAAAGGGTCTTTCAGTTCCCGGAAGTGAGCAATGCTCCAGTTGCTCACATTACCACGGCGCCATCAGCGACCTACGGCCATGCCACACCTGCCAAAAGGTCCTGCAGTTTCACCGGAACATTCACCA agaCTGGTGGAATGGTGCTGTTATGTAAGGTGTGTGGGGACATCGCGTCCGGATTCCACTATGGTGTCCACGCCTGTGAGGGCTGCAAG GGGTTCTTCAGACGCAGCATTCAGCAGAACATCCACTACAAGATGTGTGTGAAGAACGAGAACTGTCTCATCATGCGCATGAACCGTAACCGGTGCCAGCACTGTCGCTTCAAGAAGTGTCTCTCTGTGGGCATGTCCCGAGATG cGGTGCGTTTTGGGCGTATTCCCAAGCGGGAGAAGCAGAGACTAATGGATGAGATGCAGAGCTACATGAACAGTCTCAACGGACCGGCTTCCGTGGAGATGGAGGTGCCGCCTCCCTCCGACGGCCCCTGCAGTCCGCTCAACCAGACCAACACTGGATCCTGTTTTCCACCGCAGTCTTACCCCAGCGAAGAGAAGCCGCTCAAAACGGCAGCAGGCGGCAGCAGCCTGGGAACTCCGTCTTTCCAGAGCAGAACAGTGCAGGAAGCCGTCCCGTCcgcccagaaccagaacccagcgCAGTACAGGGTTCAGGTGGAGCAGCAAAATGTCTCAACTGGCTACCACCTGACTGCGAACTTCCCAGCTCCTCCCTGCAGTAATGCAAGCTCCACAAGCACAAATGTCAGCAACGCCAACTACTCCTTCTCCTCCAATCAGAACCAGTGTCCAGTTAGTGGCAGTTTATCGTCTCAGACCTTCACAGCCAGTCATGGTGTCATGCCAGACAGAGATAACCAGAACCCAACATCCTGCCCCTGGAAGCTGAATGGAGGCGCCAAAGTGCTT GCATGCCCTCTCAATTCGTGTCCCGTGGCTCCGGCCAGTCGCTCCAGCCAGGAGGTGTGGGAGTCGTTCTCCCAGTGCTTCACCCCGGCTGTTAAAGAAGTGGTGGAGTTTGCAAAGAGCATCCCAGGCTTCCAAATGCTGAGCCAGCACGACCAGGTCATGCTGCTCAAATCTGGCACTTTCCAG GTTCTTATGGTGAGGTTCTGCTCCTTGTTTGAACCCAAAGAGAGGACGGTGACCTTCCTTAACGGACAAACGTACTCGCTTGCTTCGCTGAGGGCTCTGGGTATGAGCTCCCTGCTGGATGCCATGTTTGACTTCAGCGAGAAGCTGGGCTCTCTGGGACTGGAACAAGACGAGATGGCTCTTTTTATGGCTGTTGTTCTGGTGTCTGCTG accGCTCCGGTATTGTAGAGGTGGGAGCAGTGGAGCAGCTACAGGAGAACCTCATAAAGGCTCTGCGTTCGCTCATCACCATTCGCCGGCCGGATGACGGCACACTCTTCCCGAAGTTGCTGCTGCGCCTGCCGGACCTCTGCACTCTGAACAATCAGCACTCGGAGAAGCTATTAGCTTTCCGCATAGATCCATAA